The following are encoded in a window of Aerococcus sanguinicola genomic DNA:
- a CDS encoding PTS system mannose/fructose/sorbose family transporter subunit IID codes for MAEGVKLSKRDRISVWLRSTYLQGSWNYERMQNGGWVFSMIPAIRKLYKTKDEQAKALQRHLEFFNTHPYVASPILGVTLALEEERANGAPVDDVAIQGVKVGMMGPLAGIGDPVFWFTVKPIIGALAASLAMGGNILGPIIYFVAWNAIRLGFMWYTQEFGYKAGSKITEDLSGGLLQDITKGASILGMFILGSLVNRWVAISFTPVVSEVPLDKGAYIEWDKLPAGAEGIKVALEQQAQGLSLDPTKVTTLQDNLDSLIPGLAGLLLTLFCMWLLNKKVSPIVIILGLFAAGVILHVVGLM; via the coding sequence ATGGCAGAAGGCGTTAAACTATCGAAACGTGACCGGATTTCCGTCTGGCTACGTTCCACCTATCTCCAAGGTTCTTGGAACTATGAACGGATGCAGAATGGTGGCTGGGTCTTCTCGATGATCCCAGCTATCCGTAAACTCTATAAGACGAAAGACGAACAAGCAAAAGCCTTACAGCGGCACTTGGAATTCTTTAATACCCACCCTTATGTGGCTTCACCGATCCTTGGGGTAACCCTGGCCTTAGAAGAAGAACGGGCTAATGGGGCACCTGTCGATGATGTCGCTATCCAAGGGGTTAAAGTTGGGATGATGGGTCCTTTAGCAGGGATCGGAGACCCGGTCTTTTGGTTCACTGTGAAGCCGATTATTGGGGCCCTAGCCGCATCACTGGCCATGGGGGGCAATATCCTAGGCCCAATCATTTATTTTGTGGCTTGGAATGCTATTCGTTTGGGCTTCATGTGGTATACCCAAGAGTTTGGCTATAAAGCAGGGTCTAAGATTACCGAAGACTTGTCAGGAGGCCTGCTCCAGGACATTACCAAGGGAGCTTCCATTTTGGGGATGTTTATCCTCGGCTCCCTAGTTAACCGCTGGGTGGCCATCTCCTTCACCCCTGTCGTTTCAGAGGTTCCGCTAGACAAGGGGGCTTACATCGAATGGGATAAACTCCCTGCCGGTGCAGAAGGCATTAAGGTCGCTTTAGAACAACAGGCTCAAGGCCTATCGCTCGATCCGACTAAGGTAACCACCCTCCAAGATAACTTGGATAGCTTGATTCCTGGTTTGGCGGGGCTCTTACTGACCCTCTTCTGTATGTGGTTACTGAATAAGAAGGTCTCACCAATCGTGATTATCCTGGGTCTTTTCGCAGCGGGGGTTATCCTTCATGTGGTTGGGCTCATGTAG
- a CDS encoding DUF956 family protein, whose product MVQSLNQEVVYVTKATSFLGMTDYGKILLGNAAFEFYDDRNPANFIQIPWEEIDYVVVSILFSGRWIPRFAIQTKKAGSFSFAAKDAKALLRQVREYVPADRIVRSLSFFEVVKQALGWGKKS is encoded by the coding sequence ATGGTACAGTCTTTGAACCAAGAGGTCGTCTATGTGACCAAGGCAACATCGTTTTTAGGGATGACAGATTATGGTAAGATTCTCTTAGGTAATGCAGCTTTTGAATTCTATGACGACCGCAATCCTGCCAACTTTATCCAGATTCCCTGGGAGGAGATTGATTATGTGGTGGTTTCCATCCTCTTCTCTGGTCGCTGGATCCCCCGCTTTGCCATTCAGACAAAAAAAGCCGGCAGCTTCAGCTTTGCGGCTAAAGATGCCAAGGCTTTGTTGCGCCAAGTGCGCGAGTATGTACCAGCCGACCGGATTGTCCGCTCGCTTTCTTTCTTTGAAGTGGTTAAGCAGGCTTTGGGCTGGGGGAAGAAATCTTAG
- a CDS encoding metal-sulfur cluster assembly factor codes for MSLRDPELYEDVLAACQEVIDPELGIDIYNLGLIYDLLYDGDGHLWVRMTLTMPGCPLADVIFQTLMDKLREIEVIQDVKVELVWQPIWSPDRLTRYARIALGLR; via the coding sequence CTGAGCTTGCGCGACCCTGAGCTCTATGAAGACGTATTGGCTGCTTGCCAGGAAGTGATCGACCCGGAGCTTGGGATTGATATTTATAATTTAGGTTTGATCTATGACTTGCTCTATGACGGGGACGGGCACTTGTGGGTGCGGATGACGCTTACCATGCCAGGCTGTCCCTTAGCTGATGTGATCTTCCAGACCCTGATGGACAAACTCCGAGAGATTGAAGTAATTCAGGATGTTAAAGTGGAATTAGTTTGGCAGCCCATTTGGAGCCCGGATCGTTTAACGCGTTATGCGCGGATTGCACTGGGACTCCGTTAG
- a CDS encoding DUF5058 family protein — MSDYLKVANSPVVFALCALVIAIVVIQSLLFIRKAWKRGLELDMEKEVLKRAMTNSALLSIVPSLPIIVMMLALSVPLGKYFPWLRLSIVGSAVYEGSAANIAAQSQGLTDISDPGLTPKVYVIIMFVMTIGIIWGILFNILFMGQLDKMSQKMRENPKSKAFVGIFSAALFTAMLITLSTPYVANVANISSIIAFVAAGLCTLVLNALSKRYDQRLLSDFSMPISMIVGMLAVIIYANVF, encoded by the coding sequence ATGAGTGACTATTTAAAAGTTGCCAATAGTCCGGTGGTCTTTGCTCTCTGTGCCTTGGTTATTGCAATTGTTGTCATCCAATCCCTGCTCTTTATTCGTAAAGCTTGGAAGCGGGGTTTGGAACTTGACATGGAAAAAGAGGTACTGAAACGGGCTATGACCAATAGTGCGCTTCTATCCATTGTGCCTTCTCTTCCTATTATTGTCATGATGCTCGCCCTGTCGGTGCCCCTGGGAAAATATTTCCCATGGTTGCGCTTGTCCATTGTCGGCTCTGCCGTCTACGAGGGGTCAGCGGCTAATATTGCCGCCCAAAGTCAAGGGTTAACGGATATTTCCGACCCGGGCCTAACGCCAAAGGTCTATGTGATTATTATGTTTGTGATGACGATTGGAATTATCTGGGGAATTCTTTTTAACATTCTCTTCATGGGACAATTGGATAAGATGTCTCAGAAAATGCGGGAAAATCCTAAGAGTAAGGCTTTTGTAGGGATCTTCTCTGCAGCCCTCTTTACCGCTATGCTGATTACCCTATCCACGCCTTATGTGGCCAATGTAGCCAATATTTCGTCGATCATAGCTTTTGTGGCGGCTGGCTTGTGTACCCTGGTCCTCAATGCCTTATCCAAACGTTACGACCAGCGGCTCTTGAGTGACTTCTCGATGCCCATTTCCATGATTGTGGGTATGTTGGCCGTCATTATCTACGCTAATGTCTTTTAG
- a CDS encoding amino acid ABC transporter permease, translating into MDWEFIGAVLPEYLKAAGLTFALGGLGVVLSLLCGLVCALVRYWRLPVLTYLVQIYIELSRNTPLVIQLFFLYYALPKLGVVWPSSVCAIVGLTFLGSSYMAEAFRSGLEAVPESQLEGAYSLALTRQQAFRYVILPQALATSVPALMTNVVFLIKETSMFSIVALADLMYVAKEHIGLYYKTDETLLLLVLAYTALLLPLSLLGHALERRLQHG; encoded by the coding sequence ATGGATTGGGAATTCATAGGGGCGGTCTTACCGGAATACCTCAAAGCAGCAGGGCTCACCTTTGCCCTGGGCGGTTTGGGTGTTGTCCTATCGCTGCTTTGTGGTCTAGTTTGTGCTTTGGTCCGCTATTGGCGCCTGCCTGTCCTAACTTACCTCGTCCAAATTTATATCGAACTGTCTCGCAATACCCCTTTGGTCATCCAGCTGTTCTTTTTGTATTATGCCTTACCCAAACTCGGTGTGGTCTGGCCATCTTCAGTCTGTGCTATTGTCGGCTTGACCTTTTTGGGATCCTCTTACATGGCTGAAGCTTTTCGATCAGGTCTCGAGGCGGTTCCTGAGAGTCAGTTGGAAGGGGCCTACAGCCTGGCTTTAACCCGCCAGCAAGCCTTTCGCTATGTTATTTTGCCCCAAGCCTTGGCGACTTCGGTACCGGCCCTCATGACGAATGTGGTCTTTTTGATTAAGGAAACCTCCATGTTCAGTATTGTGGCTCTGGCGGACCTCATGTATGTGGCCAAGGAACATATTGGCCTCTATTACAAGACAGATGAGACCCTCCTACTCCTGGTTCTGGCCTACACCGCCTTGCTCTTGCCGCTCTCGCTTCTGGGACATGCCCTAGAAAGGAGACTCCAGCATGGCTAA
- a CDS encoding DeoR/GlpR family DNA-binding transcription regulator — translation MKRQDAIVEWVSQKRKVSVNELADHFQVSKVTIRKDLDRLEERGILSRQHGYAVVSSSADMNYRLAVNYDLKHRIAKRAATAIHDGDTVMIESGGTCALLAEILAFENRDILPTRPLLLPLSASLPL, via the coding sequence ATGAAGAGACAAGATGCGATTGTGGAATGGGTGAGCCAGAAACGCAAGGTATCTGTGAATGAATTAGCAGACCATTTCCAAGTCTCCAAGGTAACCATTCGGAAAGACTTGGATCGTTTGGAAGAGCGGGGGATCCTGAGCCGCCAGCACGGCTATGCGGTGGTCAGCTCTAGCGCGGATATGAATTACCGTCTGGCAGTGAACTATGACCTCAAGCACCGGATCGCCAAGCGGGCAGCGACAGCCATCCACGATGGGGATACCGTGATGATTGAATCGGGAGGCACCTGCGCTCTTCTAGCAGAAATTCTTGCCTTTGAAAACCGCGACATATTACCAACTCGACCTTTATTGCTTCCTTTGTCCGCAAGTCTGCCACTGTGA
- a CDS encoding sugar ABC transporter substrate-binding protein: protein MGRLKQYLTFIMLALIYLTGCSNAGMGTGEETSSSSQEPEAIQASLKEEKPEISFIVPEDYCPDAALLDQFENETGVRVKLVPSSWDTIYKEISQKAVGKEAGADIFAIDWSWLGEFKTAGWLAPLELDEETIKDIPTVKNFHVGNAYYALPYANDYWLAYYQPEAFAQLGRAPQNWSEVSQFAEAVQREASQTQPLALPLSGDEATSRFFFTMNKALTGEVFSKDYRLNRDNALATLEVLNTLKQKGLVEPGQRSQANLFVESLKEGTAAYSLGPVAPYFQSQTKGQNEPRLALLPGDNQASKASLFFGPGLAISSYSDHPEAAQLFVEWYTSEERQVAAFEKFGLLPTRQSALNQVLSSGQVVGADTIGRVSEGAGALFSNGAPSYYRELSHTLARSIHEMLEGRLSPEEAADQMTEEVDAIVERNL from the coding sequence ATGGGGAGATTAAAGCAGTATTTAACCTTTATAATGTTGGCCCTTATTTACCTGACGGGATGTTCAAACGCTGGCATGGGAACTGGAGAAGAGACCTCTAGCTCTAGCCAAGAGCCAGAAGCTATCCAAGCTAGCTTGAAAGAAGAAAAACCAGAGATTTCTTTTATAGTTCCTGAAGATTATTGTCCAGATGCGGCATTGCTTGATCAATTCGAAAATGAAACTGGGGTCCGAGTGAAGCTAGTGCCTAGTTCTTGGGACACCATCTACAAAGAAATCTCACAGAAAGCTGTGGGAAAAGAGGCAGGAGCTGATATCTTTGCCATTGACTGGTCCTGGCTAGGGGAATTCAAGACAGCTGGTTGGCTGGCCCCCTTAGAGCTAGACGAAGAGACAATTAAAGATATACCTACAGTTAAGAATTTTCACGTGGGTAATGCCTATTACGCCTTGCCTTATGCCAATGATTACTGGTTGGCCTATTATCAGCCTGAAGCCTTTGCTCAATTAGGTCGGGCACCGCAAAACTGGTCAGAAGTTAGCCAGTTTGCAGAAGCTGTGCAGAGAGAAGCTAGCCAGACTCAACCTCTAGCCCTCCCTCTAAGTGGGGATGAGGCGACGAGTCGCTTTTTCTTTACCATGAATAAGGCATTGACGGGAGAGGTCTTCTCTAAGGACTACCGGCTAAACCGCGACAATGCTCTAGCGACCCTAGAAGTTTTGAATACTCTCAAGCAAAAAGGACTAGTTGAACCAGGCCAGCGGTCCCAAGCTAATCTTTTTGTTGAAAGTTTGAAAGAGGGAACAGCTGCTTATAGTTTGGGGCCAGTTGCACCTTATTTCCAGAGCCAGACCAAAGGACAAAATGAGCCCCGCTTAGCCCTTCTTCCTGGTGATAACCAAGCATCTAAAGCTAGTCTCTTTTTTGGGCCAGGGCTAGCTATTTCTTCTTACAGTGACCATCCAGAAGCGGCTCAATTATTTGTTGAGTGGTATACTTCGGAAGAGAGACAAGTAGCAGCTTTTGAAAAATTTGGGCTTCTACCTACCCGGCAATCAGCTCTCAACCAGGTCTTATCTTCAGGTCAAGTAGTGGGGGCAGATACTATTGGGCGCGTGTCAGAGGGGGCGGGGGCACTCTTTAGCAATGGTGCTCCTAGCTATTATCGTGAACTGAGTCATACCCTTGCTCGAAGTATCCATGAGATGCTAGAAGGAAGGCTCAGTCCAGAAGAGGCTGCTGACCAAATGACAGAAGAGGTCGACGCGATTGTTGAGCGCAACCTTTAA
- the manA gene encoding mannose-6-phosphate isomerase, class I has translation MDLIFLDAYLQEKIWGGQKLKDIYHFQLPSDHTGEAWIISGHPHGPSRVHSPQAYAGMTLAELYQDQPELFGFGQPEDTNFPLLVKILDAKEDLSVQVHPDDAYAWTHEGELGKTECWYVIAADEGTEIVYGHCAKSREEFLQMAGEGQWDKLLKRLPIKAGDFFPVPAGTIHAIGGGALILETQQSSDTTYRVYDYDRKDKDGQKRQLHLDQAADVTHFPSQDTLAQAHTETQAGGQITELWANTHFTVYHWQVKEEIQVDTSNHPYSLVSLIQGQAQIEADGKTYDIVAGQSFIIPHAIHSVKVRGEASLICSHPNPKQN, from the coding sequence ATGGACCTCATATTTCTCGACGCCTACCTCCAAGAAAAGATCTGGGGCGGGCAAAAATTAAAAGATATCTATCATTTCCAACTGCCTTCTGACCATACCGGGGAGGCCTGGATTATCTCCGGCCACCCCCACGGCCCGTCGCGTGTTCATTCACCCCAAGCCTATGCTGGTATGACCTTAGCTGAGCTTTACCAAGACCAGCCAGAACTCTTCGGCTTCGGCCAGCCTGAGGATACTAACTTCCCCCTCCTGGTGAAGATTCTCGATGCCAAGGAGGACCTCTCTGTCCAAGTCCACCCCGATGACGCCTACGCCTGGACCCATGAAGGCGAACTCGGCAAAACCGAATGTTGGTATGTCATCGCTGCGGATGAAGGAACGGAGATTGTCTATGGCCACTGCGCCAAGAGCCGTGAAGAATTTCTACAAATGGCTGGCGAAGGCCAATGGGATAAGCTCCTCAAACGCCTTCCGATTAAAGCCGGCGACTTCTTCCCTGTACCAGCCGGAACCATCCATGCCATCGGAGGCGGGGCCCTTATCTTAGAGACCCAGCAAAGCTCTGACACTACCTACCGGGTCTATGATTATGACCGCAAAGATAAGGATGGGCAGAAGCGGCAACTCCACCTGGACCAAGCGGCCGATGTGACACATTTTCCTAGTCAAGATACCCTGGCCCAAGCCCACACAGAAACCCAGGCAGGCGGACAAATCACGGAGCTTTGGGCCAATACCCACTTCACCGTCTACCACTGGCAAGTCAAGGAGGAAATCCAAGTCGACACGTCGAACCATCCTTACAGCCTGGTCAGCCTCATCCAGGGCCAGGCCCAAATCGAAGCCGATGGTAAGACCTACGACATCGTAGCCGGCCAGTCCTTCATCATCCCGCATGCTATCCACAGCGTTAAAGTCCGAGGAGAGGCAAGTCTGATCTGCTCGCATCCTAATCCAAAGCAGAACTAA
- the tkt gene encoding transketolase, with protein MFDKVDELGVNTIRTLSMDMIEKANSGHPGLPMGAAPMAYVLWTKHLKVNPKTSTNWVDRDRFILSAGHGSAMLYSLLHLAGYDVTIDDLKAFRQWESRTPGHPEVNHTDGVEATTGPLGQGIAMAVGMAMAEAHLAARYNQADHKIVDHYTYALCGDGDLMEGISQEAASLAGHLGLGKLVVLYDSNDISLDGPTSKAFTENIQQRFEANNWQYLRVEDGNDMAAIDQAIKEAKAHTDQPTLIEVKTVIGYGAPNAGSSAVHGAPLGKEGILAAKAIYQWENDDFFVPEEVKVRFQEEMVEAGAQAEADWEASFEAYRQAYPDLARDFELGFSQELPSDWAEDLPVYDTDSKLASRQSSHEVLQALSEKLPYLWGGAADLASSNKTMVNAEEDFTADNYAGRNVWFGVREFAMAAAMNGIQLHGGSKVYGGTFFSFVDYLRPALRLAAIQGTAPVFVMTHDSVAVGEDGPTHEPIEQLASIRCIPNVQVIRPADANETVAAWKQAIESQDQPTVLVLSRQGLPSLEATVHAPIDKGAYVVSPAQGAHDQAAGLLLATGSEVALAIQAQAKLAEDGVDVAVVSMPSWDRFEAQDEAYKESILPSQVTARLAVEMSASFGWERYTGSQGASLTIDQFGFSAPGDLIQEKLGFTADNVADKMRQVIDKQK; from the coding sequence TTGTTCGATAAAGTTGATGAGCTCGGCGTAAACACGATTCGTACCCTCAGTATGGACATGATTGAGAAGGCTAATTCTGGCCACCCCGGCTTACCCATGGGTGCAGCGCCAATGGCTTACGTGCTCTGGACGAAACACTTAAAAGTGAACCCTAAAACGTCAACAAACTGGGTTGACCGTGACCGTTTTATTCTTTCTGCTGGTCATGGATCAGCTATGCTTTATTCGCTCTTGCACTTGGCAGGTTATGACGTGACTATTGATGATCTCAAGGCATTCCGCCAATGGGAAAGTCGGACACCAGGCCACCCCGAAGTGAACCATACAGACGGGGTTGAAGCGACCACTGGACCACTCGGCCAAGGGATTGCGATGGCTGTTGGGATGGCCATGGCTGAAGCCCATTTAGCCGCCCGTTATAACCAAGCCGACCACAAGATTGTGGACCACTATACCTATGCCCTTTGCGGGGATGGGGACCTGATGGAAGGGATCTCCCAAGAAGCAGCTTCCTTAGCTGGTCACCTAGGTCTCGGCAAGTTAGTGGTGCTCTACGATTCGAACGATATTTCCCTAGATGGTCCGACCTCTAAGGCCTTCACAGAGAATATCCAGCAACGTTTTGAAGCGAATAATTGGCAGTATCTCCGGGTAGAAGATGGTAACGATATGGCAGCCATTGACCAAGCCATTAAAGAAGCCAAGGCTCACACGGACCAACCGACTCTGATCGAAGTGAAGACAGTGATTGGTTACGGGGCACCTAATGCTGGCAGTTCAGCTGTCCACGGGGCACCCCTAGGTAAGGAAGGCATCCTAGCAGCCAAGGCTATCTACCAGTGGGAAAACGATGATTTCTTCGTTCCTGAAGAAGTTAAGGTTCGCTTCCAGGAAGAAATGGTAGAAGCTGGCGCTCAGGCTGAAGCTGATTGGGAAGCAAGCTTTGAGGCTTACCGCCAAGCTTATCCAGACTTAGCCCGCGACTTTGAGCTGGGCTTCAGCCAAGAATTACCGAGTGACTGGGCAGAAGACCTGCCAGTCTATGATACAGATTCCAAGTTGGCTTCACGCCAATCCAGCCATGAAGTCCTCCAAGCCCTCTCAGAGAAATTGCCTTATCTCTGGGGTGGGGCAGCTGACCTGGCGTCTTCTAATAAGACCATGGTCAATGCCGAAGAAGATTTCACAGCTGACAACTATGCTGGACGCAATGTCTGGTTCGGTGTGCGTGAGTTCGCTATGGCAGCGGCGATGAATGGGATCCAACTCCACGGCGGCAGCAAGGTCTACGGGGGGACCTTCTTCTCCTTTGTTGACTATCTCCGCCCAGCCCTCCGCTTGGCTGCTATTCAAGGGACAGCGCCTGTCTTCGTGATGACTCACGACTCCGTAGCGGTTGGGGAAGATGGCCCAACCCACGAGCCTATCGAACAATTAGCCAGCATCCGCTGCATTCCTAATGTGCAAGTCATCCGTCCAGCAGATGCCAACGAAACTGTTGCGGCTTGGAAGCAAGCGATTGAAAGCCAAGATCAACCAACTGTTCTTGTTCTTAGTCGTCAAGGACTTCCAAGTCTAGAAGCGACTGTTCACGCACCGATTGATAAGGGAGCCTATGTAGTGTCACCCGCTCAAGGAGCCCACGACCAAGCAGCCGGCCTCCTCTTAGCAACTGGCTCAGAAGTTGCCCTAGCTATCCAAGCCCAAGCTAAATTAGCTGAAGATGGGGTGGACGTAGCGGTTGTCTCCATGCCAAGCTGGGACCGTTTTGAAGCCCAAGATGAAGCTTACAAGGAAAGCATCCTCCCAAGCCAAGTCACCGCCCGTCTGGCTGTTGAAATGAGCGCCTCCTTTGGTTGGGAACGTTATACTGGCAGCCAAGGCGCCAGCCTGACTATTGACCAGTTCGGTTTCTCTGCCCCAGGCGACTTGATCCAGGAAAAACTAGGTTTCACTGCTGACAATGTAGCAGACAAGATGCGCCAAGTGATTGATAAGCAAAAATAA
- a CDS encoding PTS mannose/fructose/sorbose transporter subunit IIC: protein MDLNIIQIILIIFIAFLAGTEGILDAWHFHQPVIACTLIGLVSGQLGPCLMLGGSLQMIALGWANIGAAVAPDAALAAVASAIILVLGGQGQAGIGSAIALAVPLAVAGLLLTIICRTLATGIVHIMDGAAAEGNVRKVEIWHMIAIVMQGVRIAIPAALILAIGAGPVRELLLAMPDWLTDGLSIGGGMVVAVGYAMVINMMATREVWPFFAIGFVLATIQELTLIGLGAIGIALALLYLQLSKMGGSSNGQSGPKHTGDPVGDLIDDY, encoded by the coding sequence ATGGATTTAAATATTATCCAAATTATCTTAATTATCTTTATTGCCTTCTTAGCTGGTACCGAGGGGATCTTGGATGCCTGGCATTTTCACCAACCTGTGATTGCCTGCACTTTGATTGGTCTCGTAAGTGGCCAGCTAGGACCCTGTCTGATGCTGGGTGGTTCCTTACAGATGATCGCCTTGGGTTGGGCTAATATTGGGGCAGCGGTTGCTCCGGATGCGGCCCTAGCCGCTGTGGCATCAGCTATTATCTTGGTCTTAGGGGGGCAGGGGCAAGCCGGAATTGGTTCAGCCATTGCCTTGGCCGTCCCTCTAGCTGTGGCGGGTCTACTTTTGACCATTATCTGCCGGACCCTAGCAACTGGGATTGTCCATATTATGGACGGGGCCGCTGCTGAAGGGAACGTTCGTAAGGTAGAAATCTGGCATATGATCGCGATTGTCATGCAAGGGGTGCGGATCGCCATCCCTGCTGCTCTGATCCTAGCTATCGGGGCAGGTCCTGTGCGTGAACTTCTCTTGGCTATGCCCGACTGGTTGACAGATGGTCTGTCCATTGGCGGGGGCATGGTGGTTGCTGTGGGTTATGCCATGGTGATCAATATGATGGCTACCCGGGAAGTTTGGCCTTTCTTTGCCATCGGTTTCGTTCTTGCTACGATCCAGGAGCTGACCTTGATTGGACTTGGGGCAATTGGTATCGCGCTCGCTTTACTTTACCTCCAACTCTCTAAAATGGGCGGGTCGTCGAACGGCCAATCCGGACCTAAACATACCGGGGACCCTGTCGGCGACTTGATTGATGACTATTAA
- a CDS encoding alpha/beta hydrolase has protein sequence MTRLHASFYSDTLRMDMHLNILVPQNCERTPEAIRQKRRPPYRVLYLLHGLSSNEDGWLRFTSLERYARDLDLVIVMPTTHRGFYMNTAKSYAYSDFISLELPAYIQNLLHVSSKREDTFIAGASMGGYGALKAAFTYPEQYGYVASLSGVTDLSARYQEGPDPKSPFEFDLLYGGQDPKGTDKDIYQLVDQAIEADIDLPKVFLTCGREDELIEQNHDFKDRYQDQLQLSFQEADGGHGWDYWDTHIQDVLDWLPGLDD, from the coding sequence ATGACCCGACTACACGCTAGCTTCTATTCCGATACCCTACGCATGGATATGCACCTCAATATCCTTGTCCCGCAAAACTGTGAGCGCACCCCTGAAGCCATCCGGCAAAAGCGCCGTCCCCCTTACCGTGTCCTCTACCTCTTACACGGCCTATCCAGCAATGAGGACGGCTGGTTACGCTTCACCTCGCTTGAACGCTATGCCCGTGATCTGGACCTAGTGATCGTGATGCCGACTACCCACCGCGGCTTCTACATGAATACAGCTAAGTCCTATGCCTATAGCGACTTCATCAGCCTGGAACTACCTGCCTATATCCAAAACCTACTGCACGTTTCCAGCAAGCGGGAGGACACCTTCATCGCAGGGGCTTCTATGGGCGGTTATGGTGCCCTCAAGGCGGCCTTCACTTATCCCGAGCAATACGGCTATGTGGCCTCCTTATCTGGCGTCACCGACCTTTCCGCCCGCTACCAAGAAGGTCCTGATCCAAAGTCGCCCTTTGAATTCGACCTCCTCTACGGCGGCCAAGATCCCAAGGGCACTGACAAAGACATCTACCAGCTGGTGGACCAAGCTATAGAAGCCGATATCGACCTGCCTAAGGTCTTCCTCACTTGCGGTCGCGAAGATGAACTCATTGAACAAAACCATGATTTCAAAGACCGCTACCAAGACCAACTCCAACTCAGCTTCCAAGAAGCAGACGGCGGCCACGGTTGGGACTACTGGGACACCCACATCCAAGACGTCCTCGACTGGCTCCCGGGCCTAGACGATTAA
- a CDS encoding PTS sugar transporter subunit IIB, translating into MVGIILASHGEFANGILQSGAMIFGDQEDVAAVTLLPSEGPDDVRAKMEEAIASFSDPDQVLFLVDLWGGTPFNQASNLFEGHEDSWAIVSGMNLPMVIEAYASRFSMTTAQEIAGHILATAKEGVKPLPEGLAKDEAETEQVQAEEAPASSGQVGSPGQMDFVLARIDSRLLHGQVATGWTRATHPTRIIVVSDAVAKDELRTQLIKQAAPSGIKAHVIPIDQMIKIGKDQEHFGKERALLLFENPQDVLRVVEGGVPLEEINVGSMAHSKGKVQPNKVLAFSQEDIDTFKALKEQGLRFDVRKVPADQGDNMDSILQQAQKELDKQNA; encoded by the coding sequence ATGGTTGGAATTATCCTCGCCAGTCACGGTGAGTTTGCGAATGGTATTTTGCAATCGGGTGCCATGATCTTTGGCGACCAAGAAGATGTAGCGGCAGTGACTCTGCTTCCTTCTGAAGGCCCCGACGATGTGCGGGCCAAAATGGAAGAAGCTATCGCATCGTTTTCTGATCCTGACCAGGTATTATTTTTAGTTGATTTGTGGGGAGGGACGCCCTTCAACCAGGCCAGCAATCTCTTTGAAGGCCACGAAGACAGCTGGGCCATTGTGTCCGGGATGAACCTGCCTATGGTGATCGAGGCTTACGCTTCACGCTTTTCGATGACAACTGCCCAGGAGATTGCCGGGCATATCCTAGCAACAGCTAAAGAAGGCGTCAAGCCCCTACCGGAAGGCTTGGCGAAAGATGAAGCAGAGACAGAGCAAGTCCAAGCTGAAGAAGCTCCCGCCAGCAGTGGTCAGGTGGGGAGTCCTGGACAGATGGATTTTGTCCTGGCTCGGATCGATTCCCGGCTCTTGCACGGTCAGGTCGCGACAGGCTGGACCCGGGCTACTCATCCCACGCGGATTATTGTAGTATCGGATGCGGTAGCTAAGGATGAGCTGCGCACCCAACTGATCAAGCAGGCGGCCCCATCTGGAATTAAGGCCCACGTGATTCCGATTGACCAGATGATTAAGATCGGTAAAGACCAAGAACACTTCGGTAAGGAACGGGCGCTCTTGCTCTTTGAAAATCCCCAAGATGTCTTGCGGGTAGTTGAAGGCGGCGTCCCACTGGAAGAAATTAATGTGGGTTCTATGGCCCACAGCAAGGGGAAGGTCCAACCCAACAAAGTCTTGGCCTTCAGCCAAGAGGATATTGACACCTTTAAAGCCTTGAAAGAGCAAGGCCTACGTTTCGATGTCCGCAAGGTTCCGGCTGACCAAGGCGACAATATGGACAGTATCTTACAGCAAGCTCAGAAAGAACTCGACAAGCAGAACGCATAG